The following are encoded together in the Zingiber officinale cultivar Zhangliang chromosome 8A, Zo_v1.1, whole genome shotgun sequence genome:
- the LOC122009281 gene encoding psbP domain-containing protein 1, chloroplastic-like isoform X3, producing the protein MSAMLSSFIFSQLGSRDDAFAQPSVAFREYIDTFDGYTFLYPKSWIQVRGAGADIFFRDPFVLDENLSVELSSPSSSKYKSVEDLGTPDVAATKVLKQYLTEFMSTRLGVRRESNILSASSRIADDGRLYYQVEVNIKSYASYNELAVMPQDRQQQLEWDRHYLSVLGVENNRLYELRLQTPENVFTEEENDLRRVMDSFRVVKAVI; encoded by the exons ATGTCTGCTATGCTGTCAAGTTTCATATTCTCACAATTGGGATCGCGGGATGATGCTTTTGCTCAGCCCTCAGTTGCTTTCAGGGAGTACATAGATACTTTTGATGGCTATACATTTCTTTACCCAAAGAGTTGGATCCAAGTTCGAGGAGCCGGTGCCGATATATTCTTCAGAGATCCTTTTGTTTTAGACGAGAATTTATCTGTCGAATTGTCTTCCCCTTCTTCATCGAAGTACAAAAGTGTGGAAGATTTGGGGACACCAGATGTAGCTGCCACAAAGGTTTTGAAGCAATACTTGACTGAATTCATGTCGACACGACTAGGAGTCCGGCGAGAATCAAACATTTTATCTGCATCATCAAGGATTGCCGACGACGGAAGGCTCTATTATCAAGTTGAG GTAAACATTAAATCTTATGCGAGTTATAATGAGTTGGCTGTGATGCCACAAGACAGACAACAGCAGCTCGAATGGGACAGGCATTACTTGTCAGTTCTTGGTGTCGAGAACAACCGGTTGTATGAGCTGAGGCTGCAAACTCCCGAGAATGTGTTCACGGAGGAGGAGAACGATCTCCGGCGGGTCATGGATTCCTTCAGAGTGGTCAAGGCTGTGATCTAA
- the LOC122009281 gene encoding psbP domain-containing protein 1, chloroplastic-like isoform X2 — protein sequence MAASIAVATGSTSPPPPLHLRHPRPAVPPSTGPRSVSGSLSPSHRRVRAVSSPIVVPRRNAMSAMLSSFIFSQLGSRDDAFAQPSVAFREYIDTFDGYTFLYPKSWIQVRGAGADIFFRDPFVLDENLSVELSSPSSSKYKSVEDLGTPDVAATKVLKQYLTEFMSTRLGVRRESNILSASSRIADDGRLYYQVEVNIKSYASYNELAVMPQDRQQQLEWDRHYLSVLGVENNRLYELRLQTPENVFTEEENDLRRVMDSFRVVKAVI from the exons ATGGCCGCATCGATCGCCGTCGCGACGGGCTCGACCTCGCCGCCCCCTCCGCTCCATCTCCGCCACCCGCGGCCCGCCGTTCCTCCCTCAACGGGCCCGAGGAGCGTGTCGGGTAGCCTTTCCCCTTCGCACCGACGCGTTCGCGCCGTCTCGTCGCCCATTGTCG TTCCCAGGAGGAATGCCATGTCTGCTATGCTGTCAAGTTTCATATTCTCACAATTGGGATCGCGGGATGATGCTTTTGCTCAGCCCTCAGTTGCTTTCAGGGAGTACATAGATACTTTTGATGGCTATACATTTCTTTACCCAAAGAGTTGGATCCAAGTTCGAGGAGCCGGTGCCGATATATTCTTCAGAGATCCTTTTGTTTTAGACGAGAATTTATCTGTCGAATTGTCTTCCCCTTCTTCATCGAAGTACAAAAGTGTGGAAGATTTGGGGACACCAGATGTAGCTGCCACAAAGGTTTTGAAGCAATACTTGACTGAATTCATGTCGACACGACTAGGAGTCCGGCGAGAATCAAACATTTTATCTGCATCATCAAGGATTGCCGACGACGGAAGGCTCTATTATCAAGTTGAG GTAAACATTAAATCTTATGCGAGTTATAATGAGTTGGCTGTGATGCCACAAGACAGACAACAGCAGCTCGAATGGGACAGGCATTACTTGTCAGTTCTTGGTGTCGAGAACAACCGGTTGTATGAGCTGAGGCTGCAAACTCCCGAGAATGTGTTCACGGAGGAGGAGAACGATCTCCGGCGGGTCATGGATTCCTTCAGAGTGGTCAAGGCTGTGATCTAA
- the LOC122009281 gene encoding pentatricopeptide repeat-containing protein At1g08070, chloroplastic-like isoform X1 gives MLASPSPLRPSFPSFPQQQRHRRPPARSIHGSVTPSLPVPLLAFHRLLSSGDLDPDDLTLSSLLESCRDRHAAEEGRQIHALAVKRGFAASSVLVRRSLLRTYAKLLSVDDALKLFDRCCHPDLVSCNDLILGLCRSGDLEAARVIFDVMEEKNVVSWSLMVDGYARNGLLDLAQDLFDAMPVRNQFSWNSLISGYLRHGRVEAARAIFDRIRDRLGVVTWTAMVSGHVQNSQYKEALEVFHQMQVAGVVPNKVTIVSILPAITELGALSHGRSIHACLYKMDIEIDSVLGSALVDMYSNCGCLEEALVVFKNLNHKELSAWNSVISGLAAHGRGADALRVFYTMQNDFEMLPNEITFTAVLTACRHTGLTEEGRRMFSLFTEHYKLKPNIRHFGCMVDLLARGGYLKEALEFVESMPMKPNSVIWKTLINACRIHKNVGMADHVWSKVIELGGPQDSGFYTMISSIYKDAGRAGDASKVRMQMNDLQVKKIAGCSWIESDGIVHEFLMDGASFHARGSDILEVLHQMRELMKFDDSNSEDACLILHSCMS, from the coding sequence ATGTTGGCTTCTCCGTCTCCGCTTCGTCCCTCTTTCCCTTCCTTTCCTCAGCAGCAGCGACACCGAAGACCTCCGGCGAGAAGTATCCACGGAAGCGTTACCCCTTCACTTCCCGTGCCACTCCTCGCCTTCCACCGGCTACTCTCGTCGGGCGACCTCGATCCCGACGATCTCACCTTATCCTCCCTCTTAGAATCCTGCCGCGACCGCCACGCTGCCGAGGAAGGCCGGCAGATTCACGCACTGGCCGTCAAAAGAGGCTTCGCTGCTTCCTCCGTCCTGGTCCGGCGATCTCTCCTTCGTACGTACGCCAAGCTCCTCTCCGTCGACGACGCCCTCAAACTGTTCGACCGATGCTGCCATCCGGACCTCGTTTCTTGCAACGATTTGATCCTCGGCTTGTGCAGAAGCGGCGATCTGGAGGCTGCGCGAGTGATTTTTGACGTGATGGAAGAGAAAAATGTGGTTTCTTGGAGCCTTATGGTGGATGGCTACGCCAGGAATGGCCTGTTGGATCTTGCCCAGGATCTGTTCGACGCAATGCCTGTGAGAAACCAGTTCTCCTGGAATTCCTTGATTTCTGGCTACTTAAGACACGGTCGCGTGGAGGCCGCCCGAGCGATCTTCGATCGCATAAGGGATCGACTGGGGGTTGTCACTTGGACAGCAATGGTTTCAGGCCATGTGCAGAATTCACAGTATAAGGAGGCACTGGAAGTTTTCCACCAAATGCAAGTTGCAGGAGTGGTGCCCAACAAAGTCACAATTGTGAGCATTCTTCCCGCGATCACCGAGCTCGGCGCTCTGAGTCATGGCCGGTCGATCCATGCTTGCTTGTACAAGATGGACATAGAAATCGATTCAGTTCTTGGTTCTGCTCTAGTGGACATGTACTCCAATTGTGGCTGCCTTGAGGAAGCTCTTGTTGTGTTTAAGAACCTTAATCACAAGGAGTTATCAGCTTGGAATTCTGTCATCTCTGGTCTTGCAGCTCATGGTCGCGGAGCGGATGCACTCCGCGTCTTTTACACGATGCAGAACGACTTCGAAATGCTTCCGAACGAAATCACATTTACAGCTGTGCTTACTGCTTGCAGGCATACGGGTCTAACAGAGGAGGGACGCAGAATGTTTTCTCTCTTTACGGAACATTACAAGTTGAAACCCAACATAAGACATTTTGGATGCATGGTTGATCTTCTGGCGCGCGGCGGGTATCTGAAAGAGGCTTTAGAGTTTGTGGAATCGATGCCAATGAAACCGAACTCGGTTATTTGGAAGACACTGATCAATGCTTGTAGAATTCACAAGAATGTAGGCATGGCTGATCATGTATGGTCAAAAGTAATTGAATTGGGTGGTCCTCAAGACAGTGGATTCTACACTATGATATCTAGCATCTACAAGGATGCCGGTCGAGCCGGAGATGCAAGTAAAGTGAGGATGCAGATGAATGATTTGCAGGTGAAAAAGATTGCAGGTTGTAGTTGGATCGAATCGGATGGCATCGTTCATGAGTTCTTGATGGATGGAGCGAGCTTTCATGCTCGAGGCTCTGATATTCTTGAAGTCTTGCATCAAATGCGGGAACTGATGAAGTTCGACGACTCTAACTCAGAGGATGCATGTCTAATTCTTCATTCTTGCATGTCTTAA
- the LOC122009279 gene encoding acyl-CoA-binding domain-containing protein 3-like — protein MADPWFIAFLFFVSVLLPIVVVYLAYKHDEPVGPPRSAEIGKPPVPATSVLTSSSPPRSDRPRRRRRAKNQEPAPGDLGLRPPVPPAASTSVAGADRPIRTIRGGAKSLGEASASSGVPSPPDLAGQRAIIREIVEVELEKEIAEGKVGVPSSRELRGRKKDNRVEIGRGNDDFVKDEVDAEKEGEMAVDLDEGDLERKRDARALSEETRESLLHCDDEWEGIELSDVQKVFRIATQFVDGKKGAEAVSKLSSELQMQLYGLRKVATEGPCYEPQPMAFKVSSRSKWHAWQRLGNMNPDVAMELYTSLLSENVPEWFAEKLWETKVDCVSGIDQHDPKASSDLNTDTWCPWQSG, from the exons ATGGCGGATCCTTGGTTCATCGCCTTCCTCTTCTTTGTCAGCGTCTTATTGCCTATCGTCGTTGTATACCTCGCTTACAAGCACGACGAGCCGGTCGGCCCTCCGCGCTCAGCAGAGATCGGTAAGCCTCCTGTGCCTGCAACCTCAGTTCTTACCTCGTCGTCGCCGCCGCGATCGGATCGGCCGCGGAGGAGGCGGCGGGCGAAAAACCAGGAACCGGCTCCCGGCGATCTAGGGCTCCGACCGCCGGTGCCTCCGGCCGCTTCCACCTCCGTTGCAGGGGCCGATCGACCGATTAGGACGATACGGGGTGGCGCTAAGTCTCTGGGTGAGGCTAGCGCGTCTAGTGGTGTTCCCTCGCCACCCGATCTCGCTGGACAGAGGGCAATCATCCGAGAGATCGTTGAGGTTGAACTCGAGAAGGAAATCGCCGAGGGTAAAGTGGGTGTTCCTAGCTCTCGAGAACTTCGTGGAAGGAAAAAAGACAACAGGGTGGAGATTGGTAGAGGTAATGATGATTTCGTCAAAGATGAAGTGGATGCGGAGAAAGAGGGCGAGATGGCTGTGGATCTGGATGAGGGAGATTTGGAAAGAAAGAGAGATGCTAGGGCATTGAGTGAGGAGACGAGAGAATCCTTGCTACACTGCGACGATGAATGGGAAGGGATCGAGTTGAGCGATGTGCAGAAAGTGTTCAGAATTGCGACCCAGTTTGTTGATGGAAAGAAGGGCGCGGAAGCAGTGTCGAAACTGAGTAGCGAGTTGCAGATGCAGCTGTATGGACTCCGAAAGGTTGCGACCGAAGGTCCTTGCTATGAGCCACAACCCATGGCTTTCAAGGTTTCTTCTCGCTCCAAATG GCATGCTTGGCAAAGATTGGGGAACATGAATCCAGACGTTGCCATGGAATTGTACACCAGTCTTCTCTCTGAAAATGTTCCAGAATGGTTTGCAGAAAAATTATGGGAGACTAAA GTAGACTGTGTGTCGGGGATAGATCAGCATGATCCAAAGGCTTCGTCTGATCTTAATACTGATACGTG GTGCCCCTGGCAAAGTGGATAA
- the LOC122010911 gene encoding protein NUCLEAR FUSION DEFECTIVE 4-like: MEIWNMGWRGTMVRRWLGFVTAVWVQCISGNNYTFSNYSGALKTLMGLTQLQLNNLSVAKDIGKAFGIVAGLASDRLPTPIILLIGSLEGLVGYGAQWLVVRQSIRPLPYWQMCIFLCMGGNSSTWMNTAVLVTCIRNFRQNRGPVSGILKGYVGLSTAIFTDICCALFSSDPASFIFLLAVVPAAVCTMAMLFLRESPPEDVEAEDDGDGSQYFAVINAMAVAIAVYLLIFDLTGKHEALVSRAFAVVLLLLLAAPVAVPIHIALKAIHRSGGYREADAEDGGVSEPLLAEETEKTEAEVANSGETSGDSAAAEEVVVEEKVERGRRQRPEIGEDHTIVEAVKTIDFWVLFFSFLCGVGTGMTVMNNMGQMGTAMGYTDVSIFVSMLSIWGFFGRISSGSISEYFIKKHATPRPVWNAASQILMTAGYVVMAIGMPGALFIGSVIVGLSYGVRLAVSVPTASELFGLKYYGLIYNILILNLPLGSFLFSGLLAGVLYDAEATNTEGGGNTCVGAHCYRMVLVVLALVCLVGIGLDVLLAYRTKQLYGKIHLNKRARGTNAAAPDSH, encoded by the exons ATGGAGATCTGGAACATGGGGTGGAGAGGGACGATGGTGAGGCGTTGGCTAGGTTTCGTCACGGCCGTGTGGGTGCAGTGCATCTCCGGTAACAACTATACCTTCTCAAATTACTCCGGCGCACTCAAGACGCTCATGGGCCTTACCCAGCTCCAACTCAACAATCTTTCCGTCGCCAAGGACATCGGCAAGGCCTTCGGAATCGTCGCCGGCCTCGCCTCTGACCGTCTTCCCACCCCGATCATCCTCCTCATCGGCTCTCTTGAAGGCCTCGTCGGCTACGGCGCGCAGTGGCTCGTCGTCCGCCAATCGATCCGCCCTCTCCCCTATTGGCAG ATGTGCATCTTCTTATGCATGGGCGGAAACAGCTCGACTTGGATGAACACGGCGGTGCTCGTCACTTGCATCCGCAACTTCCGCCAAAATCGAGGGCCGGTGTCGGGAATTTTGAAGGGCTACGTGGGACTCAGCACCGCCATCTTTACTGACATCTGCTGCGCGCTCTTTTCCAGCGATCCCGCCTCGTTCATCTTCCTGTTGGCAGTCGTCCCCGCGGCGGTTTGCACCATGGCGATGCTCTTCCTCCGTGAGTCACCGCCGGAGGACGTGGAGGCGGAAGATGACGGCGACGGATCACAGTATTTCGCGGTGATCAACGCGATGGCAGTGGCCATCGCGGTATACCTGCTGATCTTTGATCTCACAGGTAAGCATGAGGCGCTTGTGTCCAGAGCCTTCGCGGTGGTGTTGCTCCTCCTGCTGGCGGCGCCGGTGGCTGTGCCGATCCACATAGCGTTGAAGGCGATTCACAGATCGGGAGGGTACAGGGAAGCCGATGCAGAGGACGGAGGAGTAAGTGAGCCATTGCTTGCAGAAGAGACAGAGAAGACGGAGGCAGAGGTGGCGAATAGCGGTGAAACCAGTGGTGATAGTGCAGCGGCTGAAGAGGTGGTGGTGGAGGAAAAGGTTGAGAGGGGGAGGCGGCAGCGGCCGGAGATCGGTGAGGACCATACGATAGTGGAAGCGGTGAAGACGATCGACTTTTGGGTGCTGTTCTTTTCGTTTCTATGCGGGGTGGGTACAGGGATGACCGTGATGAACAACATGGGGCAGATGGGTACGGCCATGGGCTATACGGATGTCTCCATATTCGTTTCTATGTTGAGCATCTGGGGTTTCTTCGGCCGGATCTCGTCCGGAAGTATCTCAGAATACTTCATCAA GAAGCACGCGACACCGAGACCCGTATGGAACGCTGCCTCTCAAATATTAATGACCGCTGGATACGTGGTGATGGCCATAGGCATGCCGGGCGCCCTCTTCATCGGTTCCGTAATCGTGGGCTTGTCCTACGGTGTCCGTCTCGCTGTCTCTGTGCCGACGGCGTCAGAACTCTTCGGCCTCAAGTACTACGGACTCATCTACAACATCCTCATTCTCAACCTCCCACTtggctcctttctcttctctggcCTGCTTGCCGGCGTCCTCTATGACGCAGAGGCCACCAACACAGAGGGCGGAGGGAACACCTGCGTTGGGGCACACTGTTACCGAATGGTACTCGTGGTGTTGGCCTTAGTATGCCTCGTTGGGATCGGGTTGGACGTGCTGCTGGCGTACAGGACCAAACAGCTCTACGGGAAGATCCATTTGAACAAGAGAGCAAGGGGCACGAATGCTGCTGCACCTGATAGCCACTGA